The Metamycoplasma canadense genomic interval ATTGAAAATTCTAATATTTCATATCAAGAGGAAGAACAAATAAGTATGCTTTCTCAAATTGAAGGATTAAAAATTTTATATCCCGCAGATTTAAAAGAATTAACTGGCTCAATTGAATATTATTTAAATAAAGCAAAAACTCCTGTTGTAATTATTACTAATTTTTCAAGTAATTGAAGTTGTGAAAATACTTCTAAATACAATTTTATTTCTGGTTCTTATTTTGTTTTAAAAAATAACTCTGAATTTAGTTTGTTAGCTAAAGGTTCGGATTTACCAACCGCTTATAAGATTGCAAGTAAACACAACCTAAATTTAATTTCTATTTCTAACGATGAAAATTTAAACAAATTAGATTATAATAAAAAATTAGCAATTACTTTTACTAAGGATATTGCAGACGGTTGAATGCGTTATGCTAAATATAATTTAAATATTAACAATTCTAATAATAAACTTAAATCTGATTTTAATAATGTTGAAAAATCAATAAAAACTATTTTAAACAAAAAAAATAACAGCTAAAACACGAAAATTTTTTTCGTGTTTTTGTTTTAAAAAATAGTTAAAAGTTTTATTTTTTGTAGAATTTGTTTTTTGTTTTTAGTTTAAAAATTTATTAATTTTTATAAAATTTAATTATTGAAATGTCTTAAATACATTTTTTATTTAAATAAGGTGGGTAAGCGATATGAAAAAGATGAAAATTTTATCTTATGTTATAAATATGCCCATAATGCTCGCTATTTCTGGAATCGCTATTTCTGGAATCGCTATTTCTTGTGCAAAAAATTATTCAAATAAGTTAAGTAATCAAGAAATAAAAAACTATGATTTAAAAGTTACTGAAATTGAAAATAAGATCCCAATAGTTAAGCAAAAATTAAAAAATTGATATTCTTTAGTCCCTAATGATTTGTTTCAAACAGTAAATCAAATTGAAAAAGAATTAGTAAACTTAAAAAGTTTAAAAGATGCAAAAAATTATGAGATTTTAAATTTAGTTATATTTAAAATTAATGCAATATTAAAAACCTTAAACGATACGATAATTTTAAATCAAAATATATTATTGTCAAGTTTTAATGAACTTATTCAAAATTATAATAAATTGAAAGAATCAAATAAATATAATACAAACTTATGATTGAGTGAAAAATATGATGAAATAATGCAATTAAAATTTAATATTGAAAAATTATTATTTAATGAAAAAAGTTCTTTAAAAACAAGAATAGGCTTTGAAGAACTTCTTAAAAAAATAAGTATTTTAGAAAAAGAGCTTAAAGAAAAAAAGTAAATGATTTTAAAACTATTTTAAAATAAAAAAATATTTCAATTTATTAATGTTAAGGATTTGAATATTATGGGCACAAAGAAAAAAGCTATTTTATTATCAACTTCATTGTTTTTATTAACTTCGTCAGTATCTATACAATTAATTTCATGTAAAATAGATCAGAAAATAGATATTAAACATCAAAATAAAAGTCAAAAATTAAAAGAATTATCTATCTGAGTTACAAAATTAAATGATATTAATTGAAATTTATTAGATAAGACTACAGCAGTTAAATTTAAAAAAATTAGTAACGATTTATTGGAGTCGTATACTAATTTTTCATACTTAAAAAGTGAAAAATCATTTGACGACTACTATCAAATAGTTAATAATTTTAAACAAGAAGTTGAAAAAAAGTTTGATTTAAATTTAAATAAAATAAATCAAAATCAAAAATCAATACAAGAAATAAAAGAACCTATTTTAGATAAAGATATTCTTAATAACAACTTTGACATCGATAATTTAATTCAAACAAATTACTATCCAGATTTTGATAATATAGTAATTAAGATTTCAAAAAACGAAAAAGATTTAACTAAAAAACTTCCTAAAAAAATATTAGTTACTTTTGCTAAGAGAAATGTTTTATTACCGGTTGAATGAAATAATTTAATTATTAAAAAGAGAACTTCAACAAATATGTTTTCTGAAGTTGAAGGTAAATTTATTTTTAATAATAAAGAGTATAAAGTTAAGACAATTTTTAATGTATACGATGAAATAGAAAAAGATCCAAATATTAAATGATCTATTATAGATGATTCGATTAATGCCGTATCGCTTGATAAAGAAGAATATAAAACCAATTTAATATTCAACAATGAGAAACAAGTTTTTGAAATAACTAATTCAGATGAAAAATATAATTTAAATAATATAGAAAACAAAATAAAAATAAAATTTAATAATCCTAATATTAATTATTCAATCTCTTTACTAAGTGAAACTTTTACAAACCAAAAAATCAAAACATTAATATCAAAAGAATTTGTAATCAAAACCTTTAATGAAAATAATTTTTTATTAAATAAATACATTCTTATTATTAAAAAAAATAATATTGAGAATATTAATAGCAACATCAAAATAAATTTAAAAAATTTAGATATAAATCAATATAGTGCAAAAAAAATAATTTTAAAATCATTTTTTGACAGAGTGAATCATTTTAACTATAAAGCTAAAAATACATATAAAATTTTAAGTAATATTCATAAAAAATTAACTTACGAAAAATTAAATGAATTTGACAATAATAAAATAATTGAAATTGATCATTTAATTTTAAATGCTGAGTTTTTAATTGAAAATTTTAAAGATTTTAATTTTGAAAATGAATATAAAAATAATTTAAAAAATGAAATTATAGAAAAAATTAAAAATAATATACTTGAATATTCAAAATTAAACGAATTAAAGAAAAATATTAATGATTTTGAAAATTTAATTAAAAATGATCCTTCAATAAATGATTTTAAAGAAATTTTTAAAAATAAAATTAGAAATGAAAATTTATTGTCAGATAATGATAAAAAAATATTAATAGATGGTTTAGAAAAATCTTATTTTTTAATATCTGACATTTATTTAAAATTAACCAATTTAAAAATAGAAACAAAACTTAAAATAAATGAAATTAAAAATAAAATTTTAACAAATACATTTATTGGGAATCCCTTAAAATCTTATTTACTTTTAAAAATTAATTTAATCGATAATTATGAAAAGTTAGATTTAATTTCACAAGAAATAAATCAAATTTTAAATAATGCAAATTCAATTATAAATATTATTAACAAAAGTTTTGAAGAAATTAAAAATAACAAAATAGGTGGAAATAAAGCTAATATTTTGTATAAATTATTAGTAAAATATAAAAATATTTATTCAAGAAAATCAAGTTTAATTTTATCGAATGAAAATTTAGATCTTTTTTTATTTGAATTAAAAAATTGACTAATTTTAGAAAATGATAATGAACCAAATGTTTCAATTTTTAATAAGGAAGTTGAAAAAGTTTTTGATCCTACTAGAATTAAGAACGAAAACATCGAAAGATGAAGAAATTTAGATTTAGAAAGATTCATGAATATCGCCTCTTTGAATAGTCAAACTAGCAATATTATGCTTAAGGACTTAGATACTGATTTTCTTGATTTTGAAATTGAAAATATAAAATTTTCGAATGATAAAAGTGCGTCAGTTATTACATATAAAATAACACATAAATTTAATCCAAATTTAAATTCAACAAGAGAATTAAGTATTGAATTACCAAATGATAATATTATTCCTAAAATTAAAGCTATTGAGCAAAGTAAAAACCTAGATTCATATTTTAATATTGACTATCATTCATTATCAAAAATGTCTTATAATGAATTTAAAAGTAACTTTAATTTACAAAAAACTAATGAAATTTTAGGAATTCAATTTTATGCTAATTTTGATTTACAAACAATAACTAAGAAAACTAAATATATTCATGAAAGTTTTGAGTATAAAATTAAAAATATTCCAAGATATGAAAATTCAAGACTTTATGCTACTGTTTCTTTTCTTTTTAATGGTAACGTATTTTTTGAAAAAGAGCTTGAAAGTGAAAAAAATATTGTATTTCAAAATAATTTTGCAACTCAATCAGATGATGATGTTATTGATTTAGAAAAAGCTAAATCAATAGTTAATAATCGAGATTTAATTTTAACTAATTTATATCTTAAAAAGGATTCTAAAATAACACATCAAGATATTTATCCAGAAGAGATTTTAACTAAATTACCAGAATTATACGATTTACCAACTTTTGGTAAATACCGTGTTGCCCCAAAAAAAATATTAGAATCTTTAGATTATGAAGAAGCTAAATGAGGTGGTATCGCTCGAACTATTTGGGCAGTTCAAGAAAAAATTACTAATGAAAACGGAAAAGTAGATTGAAAGTGAGTTGAAAATACAGAATCGGAAGTAATTCATAATATTGATCATTTTAAAAGATATCAATACTATGACTTTATTAAGCCTAAAAATAATGAATTTTTAACTTCATTAGATTTTGAAAACAATAATACCTTTGATTTAGATTTAAAAAAACAAATTGATTTATTAAATGAAAGTGATTTAGATTTTAGAAAAGTAATTGGGAAAGCTGAAAATGAAAATTCATTTACTTTATATAGAAATTTAAATCCTAGAGAATTAATTGCTCAAAAAGCATTTTTAAAAATGAATTATTTTTTAAAAATAAAAGATAATAAAGAAAAACAAAATAATGATAATTTAAAAATTGCAAATATTATTGCACAAGAAGGACATTACGTTAATTCAAATTTAGGTTATATTCCTAAAAACACTTTAGCTTCATCTGCCGATAATAACTTAATTAAAAATTCAACTTTTTATTATTTTTATGATATTAAAGAAACAAAAAATAATACAATAACATTTAAATTAGGTTTTGTATCCAATAGAGATAGAAACAAAAGATATTCTCCTAATAAAATATTTACATTACATAACATTGTTAATGACTTTGAACAAAATTTATATCCTGAGGTTATGCTTAACAATATAACATATGAAAATTTAAAAATTGACACAAATACCTTATCTACAAAAACAGTTAATGAATGAAAAAATAATCTTGATTTAATTAATAATCATATTTTATTAATAAATTCAAAAAATAATAAAGACTTGGAAATAGATAGTAACTTTATAAGTTATAAAAATTTTAAATTAGATAAAAATTATTTCAAAGTAGGTGAAATTAAGCAGTGAGATACTAATAAAGCATTTATTAGATTCGAAGTTTTAAATTATGAAAATAAATGAGTTTTAGGAAAAAATTGATATTTAATTTCAAATTTTAAAGATGATAATTCTTTATTTGAAGATCCTTCATGATTAAAAGAAGATAAACTTAAAACTATTTATTTTGATAATAAAGAAGTTTGAAGACAACGTGAAATCGAACCTTTTATCGAAGATGCAGAATGAAGTTTAAAATCAGCTAATGAAGCAATTTGAAAAATGAATAATAAATATTTAAAACACACTTTATTATCTCCAAATGCTAAGTTAAGAACTATTGATTTAGAATTATATGCCGGTATGCTTGTTTTTGATTCACAAAAAAATGATCGTATAATTAATCCTAATAAAACTATTAAAATTAATTTAGATTTTGATAAAGTATTGCTTTCACCTTTAACTTATAAATCAAGCTTTAATGAAGTAATAGATTCGAAAAATATTAGAATAGACTATACTTTAACAATTTATTTTGATAAAAACGATAATAGCTTAAATTTTTCTTTTTTAACTAAATCTCCTTTTAAAATTAAATTAGGTTATCCTTGAAATCAAAGACAAGAAAATAACGAAAAATTTGATTCTGAAAGAGCGATATTAATACCATATGCACCCTTAAAAATGAGTATGTCTTATATTAATCATATTCAAAATGAAAGTGACTTTGGTTTAGGTAAAACTAACTTATACGATTATAATAAAGCTGGAACATCAGCTTCAGGACAAGTACATTTACTTTATAATGACGCCTCATATTATGCTAAAAAAATTTATAACCCAAATCAAAATGTTTATTGAAAGCATAATGATGGTTTTATACCAAATATACAATGAATAAGGGATGAATGAGGAACAACGAATCGAGATTGAAATTTGATTAATCGCGTCCGTGATAATTCAATAAAATATTCAACATATAACCGTCACCCGGGGTCTGGTGGAATTCTTTCTAAAATAAATGACGATCCAAGTAATTTAAATATTTATTACACTTCTAACTGACATGTAGGAGAATTTTTTCCTAATATTGAGGCAAATGATAACGGGATTTATGGAAAAAATCGAAAAGAACCTCCAACAATCGGTAATCCTGTTATGTCCTTGCCTTTAAATAAGTGAGATTCAGATTTATATAGAGGTTATGAATATAAAACAAGTGAATGATGATCTTTACTTTCATCATTACAAATGTCGCCTAATGAAACTAAAGTAATTTATGTTGGTTGAAATAAAGAAAATAATATTGGTAAATCAGTTGAAGAATTGGTAAACAAAGATGGAAAAAAATCATCAGCAACTTATGATTTTCAAATTGTTCATAGTAATTTTGAAACTTCAATTGATCATGCAAAAAAAGGTTTTAGAGATGATATTATAAATTATTTAAAAAATCAATTAGAAGCTAAACCAATTAGAATGGATCAATCATCAGATAAAAATTATCAAATTGTACCCGTTTTAAATCCTCTTGCTCATATTGGTTTTCCTGGATGAGGTTTTATGAGTGGTTATGTTAATTTTAGACCTGAAAATACTAAAGAAACATTCAAAATTTATCAATATCCTAATTACTCTCCAATTTTAATTGGTAATGGGAATTCCGGTTCTGCAATATTTAGTCGTGATGGCGAATATACGGCAGTTTGAAGATCTGGTGCAAAAGGCGCTTTTTCAAATGGTCAATTTTTTGATAATGACAAAAATAACTTTTTTGGAATTAATTGAAATAACGAAAATCCGCTTGATTCAAAATCATTCAAAAATTCTGTTGGTCATATGATTTTAAGACAAGCATTAAACCATCCTTTTAAATATCAAATTCCTTGATTTTATAAAAAAATCAACTCAAAATAAATAACAAAACGCCTCTTAAGGGCGTTTTTTATTAATTTTAAATTTTTTCAACTTTAGATTTTTTAGCTAAATTTTTAAATCAATTTATTTCAATTGAGGTTAATTCTCTGAAATAACCTATTTTTAAATTTTGATCATTAATGCAACCATATCTTTTACGATGCAATTTTTTTACAAAATTATTAACTAATAAAAATAAATTTTTAACATGGTGATTTCTTCCTTCAGATAAAACAACTGAATAATTTAAATCATTTATTTTTGTAACTTTTTGTTTTGAAAAAATACCATTTAATTTAACAAAATTGGAATTTAAAAAAATTAAATCTTTATCTGTTAATGGTTTTTCTAAATTAACAATATATTCCCTTTCTATTTCTGAAGAAGGATGAGCAATAAAATTAGCAAATTCGCCATCATTAGTAATTATAATAACACCAGTTGTATTAAAATCTAAGCGCCCAATTGAAAAACAATATTTTTCAATTTTCATTCATTCATATATTGTTTTTCTTTTTTGCGGATCTTTTAAACTACAAATAGTATTTTTTGGTTTATTTAAAACGAAATAAAATTTTTTATCCTGATTTCTTATTATTTTATTATCAATTATTATTGTGTCATGTTCGTTTACTCTTAAACCGATAGTGGCTATTTTATTATTAACTAAAACTCTTTTTTGTTCAATTAATTTTTCAGCTTCCCTTCTTGAACAAAAACCATAATTTGAAATAATTTTTTGTAGTTTTATTTTTTCTTCCATATCTATCTATAACCCTTCTTTTCTTTATTTTTCAGAATTTATTTGATACTATTAAAAAACTAATATTTATATATTATATAAATATTTTTTTGGTTACGTTTCATTATGTTTTTTTTCTTATGATATCTTATTTAATTGTGTTAGGAGAAATAAAAAAATGATTGAAAATAAAATTGATAATTTAAAAAATTTAAGCTTACAAAAGAAAAGAGAATTTATTACTGATTTTTGCTTAAATCAGAAATTAAAAACAATTCAACATGAGAAGAAATATTCAAAAAATATTAATTTATTAGATTTTTTTGTTAATTCATTAAGTGAAGATTATAAAAAAATTTTTATTCATGATTTTATTCAAAATGAAAAGGATACATTTTGATATTTAGATAATTGATCTAAAAATGCATATTATAAAAAACTTAATTATTTAGTTAATTTATTTATTGATTATGTTTGCTGTTTATAATCAAAATTTAAATAAAACTGATTTAGTTGAAAAAAGAAATATTTGAACTGAAGAGTTTTTAATTAATGCTAAAAGAAATAAATATTTAGAAAATTGATTGAGTACAAATGAATTAACTAAATTAAAAATAAAAAGAATTATTCAAAGTGACAAATTTATTATTTTTTTTGAACACTATAATGCATTGAAAGAAATTGAGGATATAAAAATAACCGGGTTAATAAATAACAATAAAATGGATTTTAAACCTATTTATGATATTAATTCAGGAAAATTTATTTTTAGTTATAATAGTGATCTCGATATTAAAAATAGTTTAGATTTTAAGGATATTATTAATATAAATTTTGAAATTGAATATAAAGTAAATGGGCTTTGGTATCAAACAAAAAGTTTTACTTATTGAATTAAAAGAAACCAAAAATCTAAGAATTTGTTAATAAATAAAGAAACGAATATTGAAATTTTAAGTGAAATAGAAATTGTTTCGTTACCTGATCGAATTGATAAAAATATTATTAATCATGATTTTAAAACAAAATACATAACCTTAATTTTTAAACCGAATAATTTAAAGCAAGGTTTTCATAATCAAAAATTATATGATTTAAAAATTTTAAAATTAGATAAAAATACGAATGATGAATATTTAATAAGTAATTCTGATGTTTATAATTTGTCTTTTAGTCCAGCTTCTATTTTTGGTTCAACAAAAGATAAATATGAAGTAAAACTAAATTATAAATCATTTAATGATTGCGAATTAGTTGTTGATTCATATAGTTATTACGATAAATATGTTGATAGTGTTGTTGTTAATGCACAACACTTAAACGCTAAATTAGGTCTTTTGATCCCTCTAAAATATAGCGGAATTTTTGGTCATGAAATTAATTTAGATATTGGAAAGAATTTAAAAAATTTTAAATTGTCATATGCTCAAGATATTAAAAAACCATTTTTTGATATAAATAATGGCTTGATAAAAATAAAAACAAAATCAATAAATGGTTGATTAACTGATGAAAAATATTACAAAATCAAGTATAAGAATTTTGTTGATATTATAAATAATGCAAATTCTTTGGAATATATAAAAAATACAGGAGTAAAATAAATGAAAAATAAAAACAGAGTTAAAAAAATATTTTTATGAACAGGTGTTGGAACTATTTTATTAGCATCAATCGCTGTTGCTACAACTTTTGTAGTATTGCAACAAACTACAAAAAATTCAAAAAATATAGATAATAAAAATAAAAATCAGAATCAATCTAATAATATAAAAATAAATAACGATAAACGTATTGAAAGCGCTGAAATAATAAATGAAAATGAGAATACCCGCTCTGAAGAAAACGAAAATATTTTAGAAAAGCCAGAAATTAAAAATTTACCTTGAAAAGAAGTATTTCCTGAAATTAAAAGTTCAGATTATTATGAAAAATTAAATTATAAAGATGGCCAAGCACTAATCGATGAAGATATGATAGTTTATATTATTAAGGATATTTTAAATCGAATGTTAGTTACTAACGGTGAGGTTGATTATGCTTATAAACAACTTGATGATCAAAATTTAATGATAACTTTTAAATGAAAAAATGAAAAAGAAAAAAGTGTTGTAACCTATAAAATAAGCACAAATAAGTTATAATATTAATTATGAATTTTAAAGAATTAGTTTTTAAAGAATTAAAAAAATTAACAAAGAAATCATTTGATTTAGATACTAAAATAAAAGATTTAAATATTGATAGTTTAGATTTAGTCCTTTTAGTTTCAGAATTAGAAAGTAAATTAAAAATAGAAATATCTGATGATGAATTAATGGAATTAAAAACTATTAACGATATCATAAATATAATTGAACAAAAAAACTCAAAATAAATATAAATAAGGTAAAATATTTATCGTATCGTTTATACGGGTATAGTTCAATGGTAGAACAACGGGCTTCAACCCCGTGTGTTGTGAGTTCGAGTCTTGCTACCCGTGCCATATCATTATTTAATGTAATAAGTAGTTAAATTTTAGCTACTTATTTTTATTATTAGTTTTATATAAAAATAAAATCTAGATCTTTTTGACCTAGATTTAAACTTATTTAAAAGTATATGGTGCCGTCAACTGGAATTGAACCAGCGACCCCTTCCTTACCATGGAAGTGCTCTGCCCCTGAGCTATGACGGCTTTTATTATCGATAATTATTATATAAAAAAATGCTCATTATTTTTAATAATTTTATATTATTTAAAATATACTTATATACATATGGAAAAAACAATGTATGAATCTTTGTGTTCAATTAAAAAACAATATTTAGAATTAGAACAAAAATTAAATGATCCTGAAGTTTATAACAATATTAAGCAATATACAAAAATTTCAAAAGAAAAAGCAGAAATTGAAGATATTTATTTAAACTTTACTAAATATCAAAATATTGAAGAACTTTATTTATTATCAAAAGATATTTTAGCAAATGAAAAAGATATTGAATTAGTAGAATTAGCAAGAAATGATATTGATAATCAAATTGAACAATTAAAAGAATTAGAAGAAAAAATAAAAGAATTATTAATACCCGTTGATGAAAATGATAAGCGTGATGTTATTGTTGAAATAAGAGGCGCTGCCGGAGGGGATGAAGCAAATATTTTTTCTGGTGATCTTTATAAAATGTATCAAAAATATTGTGAAGATAAAGGATTTAAAATTAAAATTATTGATTATACTTACGGTTCAGCTGGCGGATTTAGTCAAATTGTTTTTAGTATAAAAGGTGAAAAGGTTTTTTCTAAAATGAAATTTGAAAGAGGAGTTCATAGAGTACAAAGAGTTCCGGCAACCGAAACACAAGGAAGAGTACACACTTCAACATCAACAGTAACTGTTTTACCCGAAATTGATGATGATGTTAATATTGTTATAAAACCAGACGATATTGAAATTGATGTATTTAGATCTTCTGGGGCTGGTGGCCAATCGGTTAATACAACAGATTCAGCTGTCAGAATCACCCATAAACCTTCAGGAATTGTTGTTACTTCTCAAGACGAAAGAAGTCAAATTCAAAATAAGGAAACTGCTTTGAAAGTTTTAAAAAGTAGATTATATCAAATAGAAATACAAAAAAGAGAAGATGAAGAAAGCGGATTAAGAAAGCTTGCTGGTACTGGCGATAGAAGTGAAAAAATAAGAACATATAATTACCCTCAAGATCGTGTTACCGATCATAGAATCGGGTTTTCAACATCGTTAAAAGTAGTTATGGAAGGCGAATTAGATAAAATTATTGAAGCCTTAATAGCTGATGAAAAAGCTAAGAAGATTCAAGAAGCAGGTTTATAAAATGATTGACAAAGAGGTATTGCTACAAGAAAAAAGAAGGTATGAGCTACCTCTTTTTATTTCAAAAAAAGAAGAAAAACTTTTAAAAAAAGATTATCCAGTACAAAAAATTATTGGTTATCAAACAATGCAAAATGTTCACATAGATATTAGATACAATGTTTTGATTCCGAGATATGAAACTGAAGAGGTTATTATCGAGACTTATAATTACATAAATGAAAATTCAAATGTTCTTGATTTGTGCTGTGGTTCAGGATTTATTGGACTTGCTATTAATAAAAATAAAAAATGCAATGTAACTTTATCGGATATTTCGCGTTCTGCAATTAAACAAACTAAATTAAATATTAAAATTAATAATTTAGAAAATTGTGAAGTTATTAAAAGTAATCTTTTTAATAAAATAACTAAAAAATATGATCTAATTGTTTCAAATCCACCTTATTTAAATAAAAAAAATAAATTTTCTAAATCATTAAAATGAGAACCAAAAAAAGCCTTATATGCAAAACAAAAAGGTCTTTTTTTCTATAAAAAAATTTTGTCTGAAGCAAAAAAATATTTAAATAAAAATGGATATTTAGTTTTAGAAATAGATGAGTTTTCTAAAAAATGAATTGAAGAAAATTACAAAAATGCTATCTTTAAAAAAGATATTAATAAAAAATTTAGAATAGCAATTTTAGAATACAATGATTTAGTTTTAAAAAAATAGCACTCTTATTAAAAATGTGCTAAAATTTTTTTATTATGTCAAACAAAAGAGATTATTATGAAGTATTAGGCATATCAAAAAATGCTACTGAAAAAGAAATAAAAACTGCATATAGAAAATTAGCAATGCAATATCATCCTGATAAAAATAGCGCCCCAGATGCTGAAGAAAAATTTAAGGAAGTATCTGAAGCATACGAAATTTTATCAGATGAAAACAAAAGAGCTAAATATGATAAATTTGGACACAATGCATTCGATCCTAACGGATATTCTTTTGGAAATTCAGAAGATATTTTTTCAAGTTTTTTTGAAAATTTTGGATCTGGTTTTTCACAATCAGGATTTTTTGATGACATTTTCGGTTCATTTGGTGGTTTTGAAAATCAAAATAATAAAAGGGGCTACGACCTTCAATTAGTTTTAAATATTAGTTTTGAAGATGCTATTTTTGGGAAAGAAGTTGATCTTAAATTAGATAGGTATGAACCTTGTGATTTTTGTAATGGTAGTGGCGCTGAAAATCCTAATGAGATAGTTAAATGTAATAATTGTCATGGTAGTGGAAAAATTCAACAAAAAATAGCTATTTTTACAACTGTTAAACCCTGCCCTTTATGTAACGGACAAGGCAAAAGAATTAATAAATCATGCCATCAATGTAAAGGTAAAAAAAGTGTCAAAAAATCTGTTAATAAAAAAATCCAAATTATCCCAGGTGTTGATAACGGTGATTCAATCAAGGTTTCAGGATTTGGTA includes:
- a CDS encoding MGA_1079 family surface serine endopeptidase — translated: MGTKKKAILLSTSLFLLTSSVSIQLISCKIDQKIDIKHQNKSQKLKELSIWVTKLNDINWNLLDKTTAVKFKKISNDLLESYTNFSYLKSEKSFDDYYQIVNNFKQEVEKKFDLNLNKINQNQKSIQEIKEPILDKDILNNNFDIDNLIQTNYYPDFDNIVIKISKNEKDLTKKLPKKILVTFAKRNVLLPVEWNNLIIKKRTSTNMFSEVEGKFIFNNKEYKVKTIFNVYDEIEKDPNIKWSIIDDSINAVSLDKEEYKTNLIFNNEKQVFEITNSDEKYNLNNIENKIKIKFNNPNINYSISLLSETFTNQKIKTLISKEFVIKTFNENNFLLNKYILIIKKNNIENINSNIKINLKNLDINQYSAKKIILKSFFDRVNHFNYKAKNTYKILSNIHKKLTYEKLNEFDNNKIIEIDHLILNAEFLIENFKDFNFENEYKNNLKNEIIEKIKNNILEYSKLNELKKNINDFENLIKNDPSINDFKEIFKNKIRNENLLSDNDKKILIDGLEKSYFLISDIYLKLTNLKIETKLKINEIKNKILTNTFIGNPLKSYLLLKINLIDNYEKLDLISQEINQILNNANSIINIINKSFEEIKNNKIGGNKANILYKLLVKYKNIYSRKSSLILSNENLDLFLFELKNWLILENDNEPNVSIFNKEVEKVFDPTRIKNENIERWRNLDLERFMNIASLNSQTSNIMLKDLDTDFLDFEIENIKFSNDKSASVITYKITHKFNPNLNSTRELSIELPNDNIIPKIKAIEQSKNLDSYFNIDYHSLSKMSYNEFKSNFNLQKTNEILGIQFYANFDLQTITKKTKYIHESFEYKIKNIPRYENSRLYATVSFLFNGNVFFEKELESEKNIVFQNNFATQSDDDVIDLEKAKSIVNNRDLILTNLYLKKDSKITHQDIYPEEILTKLPELYDLPTFGKYRVAPKKILESLDYEEAKWGGIARTIWAVQEKITNENGKVDWKWVENTESEVIHNIDHFKRYQYYDFIKPKNNEFLTSLDFENNNTFDLDLKKQIDLLNESDLDFRKVIGKAENENSFTLYRNLNPRELIAQKAFLKMNYFLKIKDNKEKQNNDNLKIANIIAQEGHYVNSNLGYIPKNTLASSADNNLIKNSTFYYFYDIKETKNNTITFKLGFVSNRDRNKRYSPNKIFTLHNIVNDFEQNLYPEVMLNNITYENLKIDTNTLSTKTVNEWKNNLDLINNHILLINSKNNKDLEIDSNFISYKNFKLDKNYFKVGEIKQWDTNKAFIRFEVLNYENKWVLGKNWYLISNFKDDNSLFEDPSWLKEDKLKTIYFDNKEVWRQREIEPFIEDAEWSLKSANEAIWKMNNKYLKHTLLSPNAKLRTIDLELYAGMLVFDSQKNDRIINPNKTIKINLDFDKVLLSPLTYKSSFNEVIDSKNIRIDYTLTIYFDKNDNSLNFSFLTKSPFKIKLGYPWNQRQENNEKFDSERAILIPYAPLKMSMSYINHIQNESDFGLGKTNLYDYNKAGTSASGQVHLLYNDASYYAKKIYNPNQNVYWKHNDGFIPNIQWIRDEWGTTNRDWNLINRVRDNSIKYSTYNRHPGSGGILSKINDDPSNLNIYYTSNWHVGEFFPNIEANDNGIYGKNRKEPPTIGNPVMSLPLNKWDSDLYRGYEYKTSEWWSLLSSLQMSPNETKVIYVGWNKENNIGKSVEELVNKDGKKSSATYDFQIVHSNFETSIDHAKKGFRDDIINYLKNQLEAKPIRMDQSSDKNYQIVPVLNPLAHIGFPGWGFMSGYVNFRPENTKETFKIYQYPNYSPILIGNGNSGSAIFSRDGEYTAVWRSGAKGAFSNGQFFDNDKNNFFGINWNNENPLDSKSFKNSVGHMILRQALNHPFKYQIPWFYKKINSK
- a CDS encoding MG284/MPN403 family protein, translating into MIENKIDNLKNLSLQKKREFITDFCLNQKLKTIQHEKKYSKNINLLDFFVNSLSEDYKKIFIHDFIQNEKDTFWYLDNWSKNAYYKKLNYLVNLFIDYVCCL
- a CDS encoding MHO_1580 family protein; this translates as MFAVYNQNLNKTDLVEKRNIWTEEFLINAKRNKYLENWLSTNELTKLKIKRIIQSDKFIIFFEHYNALKEIEDIKITGLINNNKMDFKPIYDINSGKFIFSYNSDLDIKNSLDFKDIININFEIEYKVNGLWYQTKSFTYWIKRNQKSKNLLINKETNIEILSEIEIVSLPDRIDKNIINHDFKTKYITLIFKPNNLKQGFHNQKLYDLKILKLDKNTNDEYLISNSDVYNLSFSPASIFGSTKDKYEVKLNYKSFNDCELVVDSYSYYDKYVDSVVVNAQHLNAKLGLLIPLKYSGIFGHEINLDIGKNLKNFKLSYAQDIKKPFFDINNGLIKIKTKSINGWLTDEKYYKIKYKNFVDIINNANSLEYIKNTGVK
- a CDS encoding MHO_1590 family protein codes for the protein MKNKNRVKKIFLWTGVGTILLASIAVATTFVVLQQTTKNSKNIDNKNKNQNQSNNIKINNDKRIESAEIINENENTRSEENENILEKPEIKNLPWKEVFPEIKSSDYYEKLNYKDGQALIDEDMIVYIIKDILNRMLVTNGEVDYAYKQLDDQNLMITFKWKNEKEKSVVTYKISTNKL
- a CDS encoding pseudouridine synthase; amino-acid sequence: MEEKIKLQKIISNYGFCSRREAEKLIEQKRVLVNNKIATIGLRVNEHDTIIIDNKIIRNQDKKFYFVLNKPKNTICSLKDPQKRKTIYEWMKIEKYCFSIGRLDFNTTGVIIITNDGEFANFIAHPSSEIEREYIVNLEKPLTDKDLIFLNSNFVKLNGIFSKQKVTKINDLNYSVVLSEGRNHHVKNLFLLVNNFVKKLHRKRYGCINDQNLKIGYFRELTSIEINWFKNLAKKSKVEKI